The Haloarcula sp. CBA1127 genomic interval GGGAACCTCGATGAGTCGAACTACAACTCCTATGGCAACTACGTGCTGGCTGTCGAGGACCTCCAGAACGGCAACATCGACGCCGTCGTCATCGACGAGCCGGTCGCACAGACGTTCGCCGCACAGCGCCCGGTCACCATCGCCTTCACCTACGAGACGGGCGAGAACTTCGGCTTTGGCGTCCGCGATGGCGACGACGAGTTCACGCAGGCGCTCAATGACGGCCTGTCCACCGTCAGGGATGGCAGCACCTACCAGGACCTGACGAACAAGTGGTTCGGCCAGCAGTAACCGATGCCACCCCTCCCGTTGCAGAGTGACTGGGCGTTCGTCATCGGGAACCTCGACCTGCTACTCGTCGGCACGGGTGTCACGGTCGCCCTGACAGCGACGAGCATCCTGCTTGGCTTTCTGCTCGGGTTTCCGGCGGGTGCCGTTGAGGTCTACGGGCGCGGCCCGCTCAAACGCGCCGTCGAGACGGCCGGCGTCGTCCTTCGCGGGACGCCGCTGCTCGTCATCATCATCCTGCTGTTCTTCGGCCTCTCGGTGTCAAGCAGCGCCTTCGTGACCGCGACCATCGCACTCGGGCTCCGGAGCGCCGCCTACCAGTCACAGATATTCCGCGGCGCGCTCCAGAGCGTCGACGAGGGACAGCTGGAAGCCGCTCGTGCTGTCGGTATGGGCCGGCTACAGGCGATCCGCAGCGTCGTTGTCCCACAGGCGCTCCGCCGGAGCGTGCCTGGCTTCCAAAACGAGTTCACGATCGTCCTGAAAGACACGAGTATCGCCATCGTCATCGGCCTCGGCGAGCTGCTGACCGTCGGCCAGAACCTCTACCAGGGCGGTCAGAGCACCGCTGCGCTTGAGATTTTCCTAACTGTGAGCCTCATCTACTTCGTCCTCACGTTCGTGACGAACCGTTCGCTCGACTACGTCGACGACCATTTCAGCATTCCCGGCGGTGAGCGGGCATGAGCGACCCGCTGTTGGAACTTGACGACGTGTACAAGTCCTACGGCGAGGAACAGGTGCTCTCCGGCGTCAGTTTCGAGATGGACGCCGGGGATGTCGACGTAGTCATCGGTCCCAGCGGAAGCGGCAAGTCAACGATGCTGCGCTGTGTGAACCGCCTCACCGAGATCAACGGCGGCGATATCTACCTTGACGGCGACTGTGTTACCGACGCCGACACCGACGTGAACGAACTCCGAAAGCAGGTCGGGATGGTGTTTCAGGATTTCAACCTCTTTGCCCATCTCACGGCACTCGGAAACATCACGCTCGGCCTGCGGAAAGTCCGTGGCATGGACAAAGCGGCGGCGCAGGAGAAGGGGTACGAACACCTCGAACAGGTCGGGCTCCTGGACCAGGCTGACTCGTATCCCGCCGAACTCTCAGGCGGCCAGAAGCAGCGCGTCGGCATCGCCCGCGCGCTCGCCATGGACCCGAAGCTCCTCCTGTTCGACGAGCCGACCAGCGCGCTTGACCCCGAACTCGTCGGCGAGGTCGTTGAGGTGATGCGCGACCTCGCAGCGGAGGGCATCACGATGCTTGTCGTCAGCCACGAGATGGGGTTCGCGCGGTCTGCAGCGTCGGACATCATCTTCCTTGACGATGGGCAAATTGTCGAACACGGCCCGCCGGAACAGCTGTTCGAGAACCCCCAGGCGGCCCGGACCGGGGAATTCCTCAGCCGCCTCGAAACGGCCCACGAGGAGGAGTGACCGATGGGGACGCCGGAGTCCACGACCGCCGGGCGAACGCTCCGTGCCCGTGCTGCCGGGCTGACCGACCAGCCGCTGACGCTGCTGACTGTCGGGGCTTTCTGGACGTGGCTCGTCGTGCGCTGGACGAACGACTTCCTGCTAGACGGCGCGCTCATCGAGCGCAACACGTCGTTCTTCCCGACTGCACCGTTCGAGTCGGCCGCGTCGACGCTCGGCGGTCTCGCGGCGAGTCTCGGTCCGGTCGGGGTCCCCGTCGGCTGGGTCGCCGGCTTCTTCGAGTTCTTGGCGGCGTCGATTCCGTATCTGCCGCCACTGGCGACCGGCGTGTGGGCGACGATACTGCTAACGCTGCTGGGTATCGCGCTCGGGTTCTTTATCGCCGTCCCACTCAGTGTTGCTCGGGTGTACGGTGGGACGCTCACCCGTTCGCTTGCACTGGGATACACCGAACTGTTCCGCGGGACGCCGCTGCTCGCCCAGTTATTCGTCCTCTACTTCGCGACGCCGCTGACGACGATTATCCGCGAACTGCCCGCGGTCGGGACCGAATTCATCCCCGCGCAGGCGTTCTGGGTGGCCGTTATCGCGTTCATGCTCAACAGCGCCGCCTACCAGTCGGAGTACATCCGCTCGGCGCTGAACTCCGTTCCGGAGGGGCAACTCACCGCCGCACGTGCCATCGGGCTCTCGAAGGTCGATGGAATACGCCACGTCGTCCTGCCCCAGGGCCTTCGCTACGCCATTCCGGGCTGGTCGAACGAACTGGTGTACCTCATCAAGTACTCGTCGCTCGCGAGTTTCATCACCGTCCGTGAACTGTTCGAGCGGACCGACGCCATCGCTAGCGAGACCTACCGGTACACGGAGCTGTTCGTCCTCGCCGGGCTGCTGTATCTGGCGCTGGTCCTCTCGGCGTCGCTTCTGATGGAATACGTCGAAGACCGGGTCGCAATTCCGGGCCTCGGCACGACCAGTCGATGACTACATAAAGTCAGAAAGGCCGGACTGCTGGTCGTCGTCTTCGGCGGCTTCACTCGCTGTTTCCGCCTCGTCATCGGTAGCGGTGCTGTCACTGGTGGCGTCGGATTCAGCGCCATCGTCCGCCGCAAGGGTCACCTGCTGGTCACCGCTCTCCTCGCCAGCATCGGTATCTGGAGCATCGCCATCTGCATCGCTGTCCCCGTCGCCGCCGTTGGCACTCGCACCCTCGAAAACCCCGCCGGAGTGCTCGACGGCGGCTTCCTCCTTGAGTGCCTCGGCGTCGGCGACGATGTCCTGCACCTTGTTCGTGTCCTTGCCCGACCCGGTGACGAAAGAAACGTGTTCGGCCTCCATATCGTAGGTCGCTGCCATTGCCACCGTTAGGTCTCGGTTTCGGCAGTGGTGCGTCATCGTCGCGAGGAACGGCATGATCTCCCGGCGAGCGGTCCGCATCGAGACGCCGTCGATAGCGGCTATCTGCTGGGCGACGTAGTCCCGCGTGTTCCGGGTCCCCTTCGACCGACCGAGTTTCGACCAGTAGCTCGGCGGGCCGTAGCGGGTCCAGCCGCCCTTCGTTCCGTCTCGGGCCGCGGCGACGCCGGCGGTCATGTTGTCGCCGGCGTACCGCCAGAAGGAGTAGTTCTGTGTCTCCCGGACGCGGCCGAGCCACTGGTCGGCGTTCGAGAGGAACTCGTATGCGCGGACCAGTTCGCCCCCCTCGTAGTCCTTGGGCATGTTGTCCTCGATCCAGTTGATGAGGTCGTCCGGCGTCTCGTCCACATCGTAACTGGCCTCAAGCGCGTCCTGCGCGCCGGCCTCCTTGAGCACCACGTCGAGGTACTCGAAGATGCCCTCGGTCGTATCCCGTTCGCCGGTCACCACGTCGTCAGCGGTCAGCCGTTCCGTCGTCTCGGCGATGGCCTGGAGGTCCTTGACAGCGCCCCGCAGGTCGCCGCTGTTTTGCTCGGCGAGTTCCTGCAGCGCGTCGGACTCGTACTCGACGCCCTCCTGACGACAGAGGTCACGCAGGACCGGGACGATAGAGCGGGGCGAGACATCCCGGAACTCGATGTCTTGGCAGTTGTTCCGCAGACCGTTTGACATCTCGTAGTACTCGTTGGCGATGAGAATCATCGGCTGGCTGGCCTCCTTCACGAGGGCTGTTATCGCTCGTGCGCCCCCGCGGTCGGCGTTGCCGTGGATGTTGTCTGCCTCGTCCATGATGACGAGCCGGCGGCCGCCACCGCCAGCGGTCAGCGTCCCGGACTTGGCGGCCTCGCCGGCCACCCGATTGATGACGTCCTTGGTCCGGGAGTCGCTGGCGTTGAGTTCGATGGTCGGCCACCCCATGTCGTTTGCCAGCGCGTGGGCGGCCGAGGTTTTCCCGATGCCCGGGGAGCCATAGAGGATAACTGCCTCGCGGTGGTCGTCCCACGTGTCCGCCCACTTTTTGAGTGCGTCGCGGGCCTTGTCGTTGCCCCGCACCTCTGACAGCGTCGTCGGGCGGTACTTCTCCGTCCAATCCATTTGATTGTGGTTGGCGCGACCGGCGTTTAGTGATTGCGGAGCAGTACCGGTCTACTGCTGAGGTTTTTATTGGAAGCAACGGGCAGCCTGTCCCACCAGTGGCCGGACGAAATCTCTCTCGTGACCCTCGCGGCGTCAGCCCAGTCATCGGCGTCGTCCTCATGCTCTCGATTACTGTCTTTCTGGCTGCGGCAGTCGGCGGATTTGTGGTCACTGCGAGCAGCGACCTGAACCAGCGGACGCCCACTGTCGCCCGCTCGACCGGAGATTTCGTGACTGGCCCATCGGGTGGATGCGGCGTCAACACGGTGTCGATTCGACACGCCGGCGGCGACCCGGTTCCGGCCGACGAACTGACAATCGCTGTTGCACTCCCCGACAGCGACGCTCGCATCGTCGACCTGCCAGTCTCCGGGACGGCGCTGTCAGCGAGCAACATTGACGACCCGGACAACGTCGTCTATGATTACTGTGTCGGCGGTGTCATCGCCAACGGCGGCCAGCGGTGGTCAGCGGGCCGGGCCATCACGTTCCAACTGAACGCCGGCGGCGAGACCGTTGAGCCCGGCGACACCATCGAGGTACGCGTCGTTCACGCCCCATCAAACAGTGTCCTTGCTGCCGTCGAACTGACCGCCCGCCGGTAAGCGCCCGTGGTTCCGATACCCTTTTATTCGCGACCCTCCAGCGTGTGAACTAATGGCAGGGGGCGCACGCGACGACCTCGCGGAAAAAATGGCGGGTGAGGTGGCACTGAGCGACGACCCAGGGGCGACCCTGCGGAAGTGGCGCACTGACTTCGACGTTGCACAGACCGAACTCGCCGACGAACTCGACGTCTCCCCGTCCGTGGTCTCGGACTACGAGAGCGGGCGGCGCGACAACCCCGGTATCGGCGTGGTCAGGCGACTCGTCGTCGCCCTGCTCGACATCGACGAGAACCGCGGTGGCGACCACATCCGTCAGCACGCCCGCGTGCTTTCGGCTGGGTTCGACAGCGACGTGGTCCACGACCTCCGCGAATACTCCGCGAATGTGGGTGTCGAGCGCGTCTACGACGCCATCGACGCCGAGGAACTGTTCCGGGGTAGTCAGGACACTGTCGCGGGCCACACCGTCATCAACTCCATCGCCGCCATCACGCGCCTCTCCTCGGACGAGTTCTACCAGCTGTACGGCCAGTCGACGAACCGCGCGCTCGTGTTCACGAACGTGACCCGCGGCGAATCTCCACTGGTCGCGCTCCGCGTCGTCTCACCGACGCCCAACGCCGTCATCCT includes:
- a CDS encoding amino acid ABC transporter permease; its protein translation is MPPLPLQSDWAFVIGNLDLLLVGTGVTVALTATSILLGFLLGFPAGAVEVYGRGPLKRAVETAGVVLRGTPLLVIIILLFFGLSVSSSAFVTATIALGLRSAAYQSQIFRGALQSVDEGQLEAARAVGMGRLQAIRSVVVPQALRRSVPGFQNEFTIVLKDTSIAIVIGLGELLTVGQNLYQGGQSTAALEIFLTVSLIYFVLTFVTNRSLDYVDDHFSIPGGERA
- a CDS encoding amino acid ABC transporter ATP-binding protein, producing the protein MSDPLLELDDVYKSYGEEQVLSGVSFEMDAGDVDVVIGPSGSGKSTMLRCVNRLTEINGGDIYLDGDCVTDADTDVNELRKQVGMVFQDFNLFAHLTALGNITLGLRKVRGMDKAAAQEKGYEHLEQVGLLDQADSYPAELSGGQKQRVGIARALAMDPKLLLFDEPTSALDPELVGEVVEVMRDLAAEGITMLVVSHEMGFARSAASDIIFLDDGQIVEHGPPEQLFENPQAARTGEFLSRLETAHEEE
- a CDS encoding amino acid ABC transporter permease, with the translated sequence MGTPESTTAGRTLRARAAGLTDQPLTLLTVGAFWTWLVVRWTNDFLLDGALIERNTSFFPTAPFESAASTLGGLAASLGPVGVPVGWVAGFFEFLAASIPYLPPLATGVWATILLTLLGIALGFFIAVPLSVARVYGGTLTRSLALGYTELFRGTPLLAQLFVLYFATPLTTIIRELPAVGTEFIPAQAFWVAVIAFMLNSAAYQSEYIRSALNSVPEGQLTAARAIGLSKVDGIRHVVLPQGLRYAIPGWSNELVYLIKYSSLASFITVRELFERTDAIASETYRYTELFVLAGLLYLALVLSASLLMEYVEDRVAIPGLGTTSR
- a CDS encoding replication factor C large subunit, with the translated sequence MDWTEKYRPTTLSEVRGNDKARDALKKWADTWDDHREAVILYGSPGIGKTSAAHALANDMGWPTIELNASDSRTKDVINRVAGEAAKSGTLTAGGGGRRLVIMDEADNIHGNADRGGARAITALVKEASQPMILIANEYYEMSNGLRNNCQDIEFRDVSPRSIVPVLRDLCRQEGVEYESDALQELAEQNSGDLRGAVKDLQAIAETTERLTADDVVTGERDTTEGIFEYLDVVLKEAGAQDALEASYDVDETPDDLINWIEDNMPKDYEGGELVRAYEFLSNADQWLGRVRETQNYSFWRYAGDNMTAGVAAARDGTKGGWTRYGPPSYWSKLGRSKGTRNTRDYVAQQIAAIDGVSMRTARREIMPFLATMTHHCRNRDLTVAMAATYDMEAEHVSFVTGSGKDTNKVQDIVADAEALKEEAAVEHSGGVFEGASANGGDGDSDADGDAPDTDAGEESGDQQVTLAADDGAESDATSDSTATDDEAETASEAAEDDDQQSGLSDFM
- a CDS encoding type IV pilin; this encodes MAGRNLSRDPRGVSPVIGVVLMLSITVFLAAAVGGFVVTASSDLNQRTPTVARSTGDFVTGPSGGCGVNTVSIRHAGGDPVPADELTIAVALPDSDARIVDLPVSGTALSASNIDDPDNVVYDYCVGGVIANGGQRWSAGRAITFQLNAGGETVEPGDTIEVRVVHAPSNSVLAAVELTARR
- a CDS encoding helix-turn-helix domain-containing protein — its product is MAGGARDDLAEKMAGEVALSDDPGATLRKWRTDFDVAQTELADELDVSPSVVSDYESGRRDNPGIGVVRRLVVALLDIDENRGGDHIRQHARVLSAGFDSDVVHDLREYSANVGVERVYDAIDAEELFRGSQDTVAGHTVINSIAAITRLSSDEFYQLYGQSTNRALVFTNVTRGESPLVALRVVSPTPNAVILHGLNEDAVWDHAEDLARIDDFSLAITDTDLEDVLGGLRELP